TTTAGAAATTTAATTTATGTCCTCCTTTTCTGACCACAAATACATCTGTTTGGAACAGAAATGACTTAAGACCTTGAGGAATGCTCCGCGGTCTTCTTTATTATGGACCAGAGAGCTGTAGAGTGTAAAGAGTGGCCCAAGTTTCAATCCCCAATTTATATTTTGCAGAGCTGAACAGAAAAATGGGAATTGGATACCCTTCTTTATCTGAAATCTTCCCTGTAAAGACCACCTTTGCCTTCCCTTTTGATATCACACTATCTTTTTCAGAAAGACGGACGCTAACTCTAGAGAACTTGTAACTTGAATCTTACTCAAACAGCTGATGAATTCCCATGATCGAGGTAGTATTGATGGGCATCATCCAAAATATTTAACTAAATTAGTAAATTTCTTACATGTTTTGCTGAAAATTTATTTGCATTTACGTGGTCATCCTTTCCTTCCTGTTAACGATCTGCACTACAATTCAGTGAAAACTACATGCCATGATGAAAAGAACAATGTATCCGTACCTTTGTTTGGGCAAGTCACGGACGAAAGGTGAAAACCAGTTAACTGACTTTACGCTACAGTGTGGATGAGATCTGGCAAGCAAAGGCCCTGGTCCATGGAGCACCAAGCAAAAATCTGCACCcaccacatgcaacaaagcCACCACATCTGCACATTGCAATTCCATCTGTCCCTCTTTTCCCCAACAGCACATCATTGATGCCCAAAGGCgtgcaaacaaaaaaaaaatacagGTTCCAAAATCAGCAATCTTTATTGGGATTTAGGTCCCATTAGGACCTGAACCATCCCTACTAATCTTAATTCATATGTAACCCAAGGGTGAGTAACAAGAACAAAAGAACAGCCCCATTCAAATAGTTTGCTGGTCTTTTCAGAATGTCTGCCGTCCAAAaaagcccaactgaatcaggTGCCATCTTGCCAAATAAGTTGGTGACCTTATCTTAGTACCTGCAGCTTCTGTGCTAGAGTTATAAGAGGAGTCTTCGCAGACGCTCCACATCAGAGCTGAATTGCTGCTTCTGGTGACAGTCCATCACAAGATGAAGAAAGGCATCCTTGCACTgtctctcctcttcctcctcacccTTGCCTCCAAGGGTTCATGGTGTGCAGCTGAGAGAAGCGCCGGAGTATCCGTGGGGCATCGTCTCAGGCCTCATCTCCAGATACAAGAAGAATTGCATGGTCAGTTTTTCCTCTCCCTTCTCAATTGGTGTTTCAGCTCATGCCATGATTGTGATGGTTGTCCTGTGGAGAGTTACTTCTGAGAGACTGCTTGGATTGTTCATGAACTGAAGGCAAGAAGGACCTGGAGATCCAGAGCCCCAGCAGGAGGCTTGGGTTTGGGCACGAGGTGAGCACGGTGGAGATGAAGCATCAAAGGAGGATGGTCACCGGGCATAAGGGCGGCAGCGtgggtggaggaggcggcgcgggcggcgccgccgcgggcgcggGTGGCCGGACCGTGGGCGGCGGGGGCACCGTGACGAGGCCGCACAACAACaagaacggcgcggcggcgctgccggTGCCGGTGGCGTCCGTCCTGGCGCTGGCTCTCGGCTGTGGCGTTGCTCTTTCAGCCTTCAGCTTCTGAAGCTCTTTGCCGTCTTCAGAGCTGATATCAGCATCTGTGAGTTACATTAGTAGTGTGCTAATTTCTCGATTTGTTTGTTATTATACAGTGTGTAATGTCCAACGGAGTATCTGTCAGTACTTCACTAAACTGTTCAGGACCGTTGTCATGTCCACTTGATTCTTCTTTTTTCAGTTTTCTCTGTTTTTTTGTCTCGGGAAATTTCACATGGCTCTATGAAAGTCATGTGAAATTTTCTGATTTTATATGGAAACCCAATGTTCTTCTCGGATTGGTCATTATGTGACTTACAATATCAACTTATATCAATATCAATCTTTGATTGTTTTATAATTCAATTTCAAGTCAAGCATTATTTGATGACCTTGAGGACTAAGTTGGATAGGTAGGGGCATAGGGCTTAGTGAGATATGTAATGGTTCAGTATAGTTGAATAGGCTGTAACGAAGCCCCATTATCTTTTTTGGCGGAATATAAGGGTAGGCTTTCGCGGACGTGTGCACGTATTTCGTTAACAGAAAAAACATGCCCCTCAAAAAGTAATATTCTCTTGCGCACAAGAGGACAAGGTGCGCGGCCAATTGCAGAAAGTGCACTACTGAACCCACAAAACATCGCTGTCGTGCAAACCGGAATTTGGCGCGTGTGAACCGTTCAGTTGCTTGCCAGTACTTCTATTCTTTCTTTATTCTCTGTTATCCGTGGAGAATTTTCCCTGTTTATTAATTGAAAAGGAAACGTTTTCTTTTCTAAAGTTATACTAAAACCTGATTGGTTGGTTTTTAAATGGAACCTTGTTGGCTCTAAAATAAATgaaaacattattacaaactatacATCTATGAGCAACAGCAAGTGCCTGGTGTCACAATCTAGTCCTCCAGGGCTAACTGGTCAACATTTTCCAAAAAGTCATACATCAATGTATCCTTTTGCTGTCAACCTTGAAAACACCATCCAAAATGGACCCAAGAAATTATAGAACAATTTGGCACGTAGATATGACATTATTTGAGCATCTTAAAATACCTAGGAACAGCTAGATAACTGTCATGTAAATTTTTTTTCCCA
The Panicum hallii strain FIL2 chromosome 6, PHallii_v3.1, whole genome shotgun sequence genome window above contains:
- the LOC112897143 gene encoding uncharacterized protein LOC112897143, translated to MKKGILALSLLFLLTLASKGSWCAAERSAGVSVGHRLRPHLQIQEELHGKKDLEIQSPSRRLGFGHEVSTVEMKHQRRMVTGHKGGSVGGGGGAGGAAAGAGGRTVGGGGTVTRPHNNKNGAAALPVPVASVLALALGCGVALSAFSF